Proteins encoded together in one Marispirochaeta sp. window:
- a CDS encoding site-specific DNA-methyltransferase, translating to MENSILDFETKHRIIPAEALSLGELQPESLALVLTSPPYPMIAMWDACFSAQDETLGDYLTAGDGWGAFLAMHRVLDRVWDIVGTLVMPGGFVCINVGDALRTIDGTFMLYPNAERIVSAFSKRGFSVLPRIIWRKSTNAPNKFMGSGMLPAGAYVTLEHEHILIFRKGGKRLFTGEQKALRRRSAFFWEERNRWFSDIWDLAGERQLLTRKACRERSAAYPFELAYRLICMYSVQGDLVADPFLGTGTTALAAAAAGRSSVCTEIDAFLAESAADALREQCTAGGIAGSINRRRILEHLSFVEDYTMQKGTLKHRNTFYDFPVITSQETDLVFPGIDGLKEAGEGGGSITLHHRPWREENPQPYLFDM from the coding sequence ATGGAAAATTCGATTCTGGATTTTGAGACGAAGCACCGGATTATTCCGGCAGAGGCGCTGTCCCTGGGGGAACTGCAACCGGAGAGCCTGGCCCTGGTTCTTACTTCTCCGCCGTATCCCATGATCGCCATGTGGGATGCCTGTTTCTCTGCCCAGGATGAAACCCTGGGGGACTATCTGACAGCAGGTGACGGCTGGGGGGCTTTTCTTGCCATGCACCGCGTACTCGACCGGGTCTGGGACATTGTTGGAACCCTTGTTATGCCAGGGGGCTTTGTCTGTATTAATGTCGGGGATGCTCTGAGGACCATTGATGGAACGTTCATGCTGTATCCTAACGCCGAACGCATTGTCTCCGCCTTTTCAAAACGCGGTTTTTCTGTTCTGCCCCGGATTATCTGGCGCAAGAGTACCAACGCGCCGAACAAGTTTATGGGATCCGGCATGCTGCCGGCCGGTGCCTATGTGACCCTCGAGCACGAGCATATCCTGATCTTCCGTAAAGGGGGAAAACGGCTCTTTACCGGGGAGCAGAAGGCTCTGCGCCGACGGAGTGCATTCTTTTGGGAGGAACGCAACCGCTGGTTCTCGGATATCTGGGACCTTGCCGGAGAGAGACAGCTCCTGACCCGGAAGGCTTGCCGGGAGAGGAGCGCAGCCTATCCTTTTGAACTGGCCTACCGTCTGATCTGCATGTACTCCGTGCAGGGGGATCTGGTTGCAGATCCCTTTCTGGGGACAGGAACAACGGCTCTGGCCGCGGCCGCGGCGGGACGTTCGTCGGTCTGTACGGAGATAGACGCTTTTCTCGCGGAATCAGCTGCTGATGCTCTCCGGGAGCAGTGTACCGCAGGCGGGATTGCCGGGAGCATTAACCGGCGGCGTATTCTTGAGCACCTCAGCTTTGTGGAAGACTATACAATGCAGAAAGGAACCCTCAAACATCGGAACACCTTTTATGACTTTCCGGTGATTACCTCTCAGGAGACAGACCTTGTTTTCCCTGGAATTGACGGGCTGAAAGAGGCTGGAGAAGGAGGAGGGAGTATTACCCTGCATCACCGCCCCTGGCGGGAAGAAAACCCACAGCCGTATCTTTTTGATATGTAA
- a CDS encoding VIT1/CCC1 transporter family protein: MDQDIKNRIFAMQRNEITEYHIYTKLANRLKKTKNGPILETIGKEEKKHHDFLKNFSGKSAHPKWFRVCFFVVIARILGITFALKLMERGEEEAQEIYDAMSKEVPEAKQIIEDEDAHEEKLLQMLKEERLEYVGSIVLGLNDALVELTGALAGLSFALQNTRLIAVAGLITGIAASFSMAASEYLSNRTEGNNEGAVKSAVYTGIAYILTVGLLILPYLLFSHYMVCLAATLGIAIFIIFFFNYYVAVAKDLKFWPRFTEMALLSLGVAAISFGIGVLVRSTIGVDI, encoded by the coding sequence ATGGATCAGGACATAAAGAACCGCATTTTTGCAATGCAGAGAAACGAGATTACCGAATACCATATCTATACCAAACTGGCCAACAGGCTGAAAAAGACCAAGAACGGCCCAATCCTCGAGACAATTGGCAAGGAAGAGAAGAAGCACCACGACTTTCTAAAAAACTTTAGCGGAAAAAGCGCCCATCCAAAATGGTTCAGGGTCTGCTTCTTTGTCGTGATCGCCCGGATCCTGGGGATTACTTTTGCCCTCAAACTGATGGAGCGCGGCGAGGAGGAGGCCCAGGAGATCTACGACGCCATGAGCAAAGAAGTCCCCGAGGCCAAACAGATAATAGAAGACGAAGACGCCCACGAAGAGAAGCTTCTTCAGATGCTCAAAGAGGAGCGACTTGAGTACGTGGGCTCAATTGTTCTGGGACTGAACGACGCACTGGTAGAACTGACCGGAGCCCTGGCGGGACTCTCCTTTGCCCTGCAGAATACCAGGCTGATCGCAGTCGCCGGCCTTATAACCGGAATCGCCGCCTCATTTTCCATGGCAGCGTCGGAGTACCTTTCAAACCGCACAGAAGGAAACAACGAGGGAGCCGTAAAGTCCGCGGTATACACTGGAATTGCCTACATTCTGACTGTGGGACTGCTGATTCTGCCGTACCTCCTCTTCAGCCACTACATGGTCTGCCTGGCTGCTACGCTTGGTATCGCAATCTTTATTATTTTCTTTTTTAACTATTACGTTGCCGTAGCAAAGGACCTGAAATTCTGGCCCCGTTTTACCGAAATGGCCCTGTTAAGCCTCGGTGTTGCAGCGATCTCCTTCGGAATCGGTGTTTTGGTGCGAAGTACAATCGGCGTCGATATTTAA
- a CDS encoding EAL domain-containing protein, giving the protein MTSVRVFTRFHPIYSVREHCVTGLEALSRGYAGISAEEISPAELFRRAEENGRLTQLDRHALTTAVASYASLPEGSHEAPLLFLNISTGMIERGYEDIRLLNETILKAGVSPDQVVLEIIESRIENIDALSFFVQYHRAKGFLIALDDVGAGHSNLERISLLKPDIIKIDRSLVSGINRGYHKQEVCKALILLSHRIGALTIAEGIEEKDEALTCLELGVDMLQGFYFCRPLSLAEYPDMDHRSILELADTYARHSIERKEQERQLAETHRALALRLAERLMVKERHEFSGILKSSLRSTRFARCAYILDATGHQITGTIVQKGFTKKQHRLFAPAPEGTDHSLKPYVLRRGELESCYITEPYISKATGDLCITASLGFRGTAGEEYILCIDIDHSSCRS; this is encoded by the coding sequence ATGACCAGCGTCAGAGTATTCACCCGGTTCCATCCGATCTATTCGGTACGGGAGCACTGTGTTACCGGCCTCGAAGCCCTCTCCAGGGGCTATGCGGGCATTTCTGCAGAAGAGATATCCCCGGCAGAACTTTTTCGCCGGGCAGAGGAGAACGGCCGCCTTACCCAGCTGGACCGCCACGCACTTACTACCGCGGTTGCAAGCTACGCCTCACTGCCGGAGGGGTCTCACGAGGCCCCTCTGTTGTTTCTTAATATCTCCACCGGGATGATTGAAAGAGGCTATGAGGATATCCGTCTGCTCAACGAGACAATACTCAAGGCAGGAGTATCCCCTGACCAGGTTGTGCTCGAGATAATAGAGTCCCGCATTGAAAATATCGATGCCCTCTCGTTCTTTGTGCAGTATCACAGGGCAAAGGGCTTTCTTATTGCCCTGGATGATGTAGGAGCCGGACACTCCAACCTTGAGCGGATATCCCTGTTGAAACCGGACATAATAAAAATCGACCGTTCCCTTGTAAGCGGAATTAACCGCGGCTATCATAAGCAGGAAGTATGCAAAGCGCTGATCCTTTTGTCCCACCGCATCGGCGCCCTGACAATTGCCGAAGGCATAGAAGAGAAAGATGAAGCCCTTACCTGCCTCGAACTTGGCGTGGACATGCTGCAGGGCTTCTACTTCTGCCGACCCTTGAGCCTTGCCGAGTATCCGGACATGGACCACCGGAGCATACTGGAACTCGCGGACACTTATGCCCGCCATTCCATTGAACGCAAGGAGCAGGAACGTCAGCTGGCGGAGACCCACCGGGCTCTGGCCCTCCGGTTGGCAGAGCGCCTCATGGTCAAAGAACGGCACGAGTTCAGCGGAATTCTAAAAAGCTCCCTGCGGTCTACCCGTTTTGCCCGCTGCGCCTATATTCTTGATGCAACAGGACATCAGATAACCGGCACTATTGTTCAGAAGGGATTTACCAAGAAGCAGCACCGCCTTTTTGCTCCCGCACCTGAAGGGACCGATCACTCCCTGAAACCCTATGTGCTTCGCCGGGGAGAATTGGAATCCTGCTATATAACCGAACCCTATATCTCCAAAGCCACCGGCGACCTCTGCATTACCGCCTCCCTGGGATTCCGCGGAACTGCGGGCGAGGAATATATCCTCTGTATCGACATAGATCACAGCAGCTGCCGAAGCTGA
- the argA gene encoding amino-acid N-acetyltransferase: MKNNDIKEHVELIREVFSYVHRFAGATFVFKVEYEVAEHPLFPVLVKDLALLQGMGIRTVIIPGATGRINEVLQRYGIETESVGGVRISSPEAIPFIKMAAFDVSNQVMTLLAANGANAVVGNWVRARSMGVIKGIDYGSTGVVERIDTELVNKILDEGLIPILPCIGWNAVGTPYNISSNELARVAASQLQAEKLFLLLPEKRLDAGDFTFPEGITFNPEGRISRLDIHTAEEFLKLNASSSDPRLQYVKLACETCRRGVPRVHIVDGKVEGVILKEIFSNLGVGTMVHGNDYDSLRPMRVEDITDVLRIMEPFVEKEILIRRTGADLERNVGDYVVYEMDDSIHGCGALHRYSDGSGEIAGIAVDTRYDRLGIGFKVVSYLAEKARQEGLKRVFVLTTQTSDWFQRLGFVDVDLDQIPPERRERYDRQRNSRIYQRVLG; the protein is encoded by the coding sequence ATGAAAAACAACGATATTAAAGAACATGTCGAGCTGATCCGTGAGGTTTTCAGCTATGTGCACCGCTTTGCCGGAGCTACTTTTGTTTTTAAGGTTGAGTACGAAGTAGCCGAACATCCCCTCTTTCCGGTACTGGTCAAGGACCTTGCCCTGCTCCAGGGAATGGGTATTCGAACGGTTATTATTCCCGGGGCAACCGGGCGCATCAACGAGGTGCTGCAGCGCTATGGTATCGAGACCGAATCGGTCGGCGGGGTGCGGATTTCCAGCCCCGAAGCGATTCCCTTTATCAAGATGGCAGCGTTTGATGTTTCCAACCAGGTCATGACTCTGCTTGCTGCCAACGGGGCCAACGCGGTTGTGGGAAACTGGGTCCGGGCCCGCAGTATGGGGGTTATAAAAGGAATCGATTACGGGTCCACCGGGGTTGTTGAACGCATCGATACTGAGCTGGTGAACAAGATTCTGGATGAAGGCCTGATTCCCATTCTTCCGTGCATCGGGTGGAACGCCGTGGGAACCCCCTACAATATCTCCTCCAACGAGCTGGCCCGGGTCGCGGCCTCACAGCTGCAGGCGGAAAAGCTCTTTCTCCTGCTGCCCGAGAAGCGCCTGGACGCTGGAGACTTTACCTTTCCGGAGGGCATCACCTTTAATCCGGAAGGCCGTATCTCCCGGCTGGATATCCACACTGCCGAGGAATTTCTCAAGCTCAATGCTTCCAGCAGCGACCCGCGGCTGCAGTACGTAAAGCTGGCCTGCGAAACCTGCCGCAGAGGAGTCCCCCGTGTCCATATTGTGGATGGAAAGGTGGAAGGGGTCATACTGAAGGAGATCTTCTCCAACCTCGGGGTCGGCACCATGGTTCACGGGAACGATTATGATTCCCTGCGTCCCATGCGGGTGGAGGATATTACCGATGTACTGCGGATAATGGAACCCTTTGTGGAAAAGGAGATCCTGATCCGCCGTACCGGAGCGGACCTGGAGCGCAACGTGGGAGACTATGTAGTCTATGAAATGGATGACTCCATTCACGGCTGCGGAGCCCTGCATCGTTACTCCGATGGATCGGGAGAGATCGCCGGCATAGCGGTGGATACCCGCTATGACCGCCTGGGTATTGGATTCAAGGTTGTCTCCTACCTGGCGGAAAAGGCCCGGCAGGAGGGCCTTAAGCGGGTTTTTGTGCTTACCACCCAGACCTCTGACTGGTTTCAGCGCCTGGGCTTTGTAGATGTCGATCTGGACCAGATTCCGCCTGAACGGCGGGAGCGCTATGACCGGCAGCGGAACTCCCGGATTTATCAGAGGGTACTGGGATGA